A genomic segment from Lutzomyia longipalpis isolate SR_M1_2022 chromosome 3, ASM2433408v1 encodes:
- the LOC129793945 gene encoding uncharacterized protein LOC129793945 isoform X1 has translation MYNSRAPRSPRPPEPQQRRESLVKPTWVNVNPGQVSPNTLNATFAAGMSDMAILGCQKKAKKMAGDMVVCKECKRDIRDRSGKISKSVTCVDCGSSFHASCVRIDQKRLEELVKSGQSWSCLNCKRSSFGQKASAKNSVAARSKSVSDENAAASSAFMHKLSSMAVDLGGLKKAALEMGSSLPGAPEICGKIDYLISEVKVIKNLISEQEKKIANMQKAQIELESDNVRLRDEIRGIKVSSEVERQRSLRGNILLCGLPTDVDLDPKSVFKKLCVRLNVQPEKTASVGDQQFRRIPVENKSAKENNLLILNLNMDLRDEIVRKYKELKKEKKLLKASDLLDSGDGKPIYINEHLSGYFQFLFKLARDMRRNGVIRYVWISEGKLLVRKEEGGKIHQIKHQCDLEKLQ, from the coding sequence ATGTACAATTCACGCGCCCCGCGCTCACCACGACCGCCGGAGCCCCAGCAGCGCAGAGAGTCCCTTGTAAAGCCAACGTGGGTGAATGTGAATCCCGGACAGGTGTCCCCAAACACCCTAAATGCCACCTTTGCAGCTGGGATGAGCGACATGGCGATACTGGGGtgccaaaaaaaagcaaaaaaaatggcggGCGATATGGTTGTCTGTAAGGAGTGCAAGCGTGATATTCGTGATAGATCTGGTAAAATAAGTAAATCTGTGACTTGTGTTGATTGTGGGAGTTCCTTCCATGCCTCATGTGTTAGAATTGATCAAAAACGCCTTGAAGAACTCGTGAAAAGTGGCCAATCTTGGAGTTGTCTCAATTGCAAGAGAAGCAGCTTTGGACAAAAGGCAAGTGCAAAAAACTCTGTGGCTGCGAGGTCCAAATCAGTGTCTGATGAAAATGCAGCTGCAAGTAGTGCATTTATGCATAAACTATCAAGCATGGCCGTGGACCTTGGTGGACTAAAAAAGGCAGCACTTGAGATGGGAAGCAGCCTCCCGGGGGCCCCTGagatttgtggaaaaattgattatcTAATAAGTGAGGTCAAGGTAATAAAAAACCTTATCAGTgagcaagagaaaaaaatcgccAATATGCAGAAAGCCCAAATTGAATTGGAGAGTGATAATGTGAGGCTGCGAGATGAAATTCGGGGAATAAAAGTATCCAGTGAAGTGGAGAGACAGAGAAGCCTCAGAGGGAATATTTTACTCTGTGGTCTTCCCACTGATGTGGATTTGGACCCGAAAAGTGTGTTTAAAAAGCTATGTGTGAGACTCAATGTTCAACCTGAAAAAACTGCTAGTGTTGGTGATCAACAGTTTCGTCGCATCCCAGTGGAAAATAAatcagcaaaagaaaataatttgctgATTTTAAATCTCAACATGGACCTTCGTGAtgaaattgtgagaaaatacaaagaacttaagaaagagaaaaagctcttaaaagcTAGTGATTTGTTGGATAGTGGGGATGGAAAACCAATTTACATAAATGAACACCTGAGTGGATATTTCCAGTTTCTGTTTAAATTGGCGCGCGATATGCGGAGAAATGGCGTTATAAGGTATGTGTGGATCTCGGAGGGAAAGCTATTGGTCAGGAAGGaagagggtggaaaaattcaccaaattaAACATCAGTGTGATCTCGAAAAACTCCAGTGA